A stretch of Phragmites australis chromosome 12, lpPhrAust1.1, whole genome shotgun sequence DNA encodes these proteins:
- the LOC133887398 gene encoding putative disease resistance protein RGA1 isoform X1: MVGVGEMLASAIVKAAVSKLLSLALYTVQGPVKRTLSFKEDLKEMQVTLMFLEAGIADAEKRSVNDQVARLWLKQLKQAAYEISDMFDEFQPGKLQAPPTRYEQVLLSGDMAKKMKKMNKKLKNISEQRKSYGTEGRISESEQDKISMRKETTSRMGSNVIVGRRVEKQSVINILLSSNNKASATSTVSCPQESSNYTVIYGLAGVGKTELAKLVFNDERIQEAFPQRAWVYLHQNSGINDIGRAIIGELEGGVCKLENQESMHQHLKKVLSGRCLIVLDNLWYSGQLSGLEGILGSNDVTILLTSRTAIHLNTAKAILFHLETLSDKFSFDLVKQVASSYFGESDIPEIAMKEIVEKCRGVPLALKTVASQLKPERGVKELLSIIKNIFQPKSYGIMGIEQTVTESLKLTYHLMTPCLKLCFAYCAIFPKGSEIDREDLYHQWIALGLIEGSCEQSPITKKMCAEYNVHQLLDMSFLQDSGPFSVTKRSTGAPAKLKMHDLVHDLAVSVADDDLVVINGENTEAKLYRYRYAMLVAYEKTNLHKDLPAGLRALHIKDCPRLKFKWYNSSLVKCLRILDISGCRIEKIPSSLGKLMQLRYLNASGTQSKELPKAIGSLSKLQYLNLHGSCISGLPESPTKLGQLMHLDLSDCVDLKTLPKSFCELECLSLLTLENCSQLSSLPDDLGRLKNLDNLNLSGCSCLDMLPESLGELESLRQLDLSGCKKLTMLPYSFARLTCLQYLNISSCSELDIPVDTLNNLVKLEYVNMSSCPKLLGLPQEFCSLQHLHTLNLSDCSKLTNLPERLGQMKSIRFILLDGCAESVRKPILQHGLGAGLQSLPAFVIETEVDSIRSNISQLEHEKFSELELYRLEKVRTVDEAEAIKLPARSGLRSLGLMWTMNIERFIEDETLLQTLEPPEDLQKFRVQGYMGERFPTWNVEIGSCRRGQLDEIAFMHFPMCNSLPHLGQLANLKNLHLSRMPKIRRLDRELCDHTGALRTLEKITLEYMENLEEWYTTKPSGSGQQKQEGFMFPALQELNIYHCPRLTMHPCPPRSIKWEVRASNRPAQLLLKKDEVMRWLADYMGMQCPFGYTTELHVSGSSSSSPSTTDGWKFHGSLITLKDLPCDSCSLIDTLLGKGSSMQFLVYLEISGVEDTKSLQEQVDTVAYSTRSSLAKSWPDWFSQQPSINNGASPHFMVTGYASCVLHGWIDEVTSILGNLIRINMDELPMCDRLPPLGQLPKLQELRLKGMPKIKRIDRDICGSDCLSFELFFPRLTRFVLNGMPNLEEWATKVPSTSDQCGQEEFMFPRLVKLTIWNCPKLKLKPCLPRATEWDINNSDQVIASSYDIKSGGELATTLQVLLCKVPPNRWKLLHHLPGIQSLAIVSCHGMEALPESVRSLSSLQSLTISKCHVLKHLPEWLGDLTSLQKLMVVSCPVEFLPGGMRRLSFLRSLSLNCCDRMTALPGWLGDLNSLKKVTIEGCNSLKSLPQIFMLEDLLIRYNDELEQWTESEVNKAKFAQIKRKGFWLESHSGSNSYIQPARSLHVLWGHDDRYWRLRSIPESRFAVSMELLEVWWLEIEGSVPAQALPINTSYDVYLVYKLADEHDGLRWGQSYVHVNGVHANGVHVSFVDEDAVHLDGVAYPVTRSEGWMELRLGEFDNNCGDSEIKVGVTEKTNTYAKKGLIVEGMEIRVKSLATS, from the exons ATGGTTGGCGTAGGGGAGATGCTGGCCTCGGCCATCGTGAAGGCGGCCGTGAGCAAGCTGCTCTCGCTGGCCTTGTATACCGTCCAAGGTCCGGTCAAGAGGACCCTTAGCTTCAAGGAGGACCTCAAGGAGATGCAGGTGACGCTCATGTTCTTGGAGGCGGGTATCGCGGACGCAGAGAAGCGGTCCGTCAACGACCAGGTCGCTCGACTGTGGCTGAAACAGCTCAAGCAGGCAGCCTACGAGATCTCCGACATGTTTGATGAGTTCCAACCAGGCAAGCTGCAGGCCCCTCCTACGCGGTACGAG CAGGTATTGTTGAGTGGTGACATGGCcaagaaaatgaagaaaatgaataaaaagttgaaaaacATAAGTGAGCAGCGCAAAAGTTATGGGACTGAGGGGCGGATATCTGAGTCCGAGCAAGATAAGATAAGTATGAGAAAAGAAACAACTTCAAGAATGGGATCAAACGTGATTGTCGGCCGAAGAGTTGAGAAACAATCTGTCATTAATATACTGCTCAGCTCTAATAACAAAGCTTCTGCAACTAGTACAGTTAGTTGCCCTCAAGAAAGTAGTAACTATACTGTTATTTACGGGCTTGCTGGTGTTGGTAAGACGGAACTAGCGAAACTGGTGTTCAACGACGAAAGAATCCAGGAGGCCTTTCCTCAGAGGGCATGGGTTTACTTACACCAAAATTCTGGCATAAATGACATTGGCAGAGCTATAATAGGTGAACTTGAAGGTGGAGTTTGTAAGCTTGAGAACCAGGAATCTATGCACCAACATCTTAAGAAGGTGCTCAGCGGTAGATGCCTCATTGTGTTGGACAATCTTTGGTATTCTGGTCAGTTGTCAGGATTGGAGGGTATACTAGGCAGCAACGACGTCACGATCTTACTTACTTCACGCACAGCTATTCACTTGAATACGGCCAAAGCCATATTATTCCACTTGGAAACTTTATCTGACAAATTTAGCTTCGATTTAGTGAAGCAAGTTGCATCCTCGTATTTTGGTGAATCCGACATTCCGGAAATTGCAATGAAAGAAATCGTGGAAAAGTGCAGAGGTGTACCTTTGGCTCTTAAAACAGTTGCCTCCCAGTTGAAGCCAGAAAGAGGTGTTAAGGAATTATTAAgtatcataaaaaatatcttTCAGCCCAAATCATATGGAATCATGGGTATCGAGCAAACTGTTACTGAATCCCTTAAGCTGACTTATCACCTAATGACACCGTGTCTCAAGTTATGCTTTGCTTATTGTGCAATATTCCCTAAAGGCAGTGAAATTGATCGGGAAGACTTATATCACCAATGGATTGCTCTTGGGCTAATTGAGGGATCATGTGAGCAgtcaccaataactaaaaagatgTGCGCAGAGTACAATGTTCATCAATTATTGGACATGTCATTTCTGCAGGATTCAGGGCCATTTTCT GTTACCAAGAGGAGCACTGGAGCTCCTGCCAAACTTAAGATGCATGACTTGGTACACGACCTTGCTGTGTCAGTTGCAGATGATGATTTGGTTGTTATCAATGGGGAGAATACAGAAGCTAAATTGTATAGATATCGTTATGCCATGCTTGTTGCTTATGAGAAGACAAACTTGCATAAGGATCTTCCAGCTGGGCTAAGGGCTCTGCATATTAAAGATTGTCCTAGACTGAAGTTTAAGTGGTATAATTCTTCATTGGTCAAATGCTTGCGGATCTTGGATATTAGTGGGTGTCGTATTGAAAAAATCCCATCTTCGCTTGGAAAGTTGATGCAGCTCAGGTACCTTAATGCTTCAGGAACACAAAGCAAAGAGCTTCCCAAAGCCATTGGCAGCCTTTCAAAACTACAATATTTGAACCTACATGGCAGTTGCATTTCTGGACTACCAGAGTCACCCACCAAACTGGGCCAATTGATGCATCTAGACCTATCAGACTGCGTGGATTTGAAGACATTACCCAAATCGTTTTGCGAACTCGAATGCCTCAGTCTGCTGACCCTAGAGAATTGCTCCCAACTGTCTTCATTACCTGACGATCTTGGCAGACTCAAGAATTTAGACAACCTAAATTTGTCTGGCTGCTCCTGTCTTGACATGTTGCCAGAATCCCTTGGTGAGCTGGAATCATTAAGACAACTGGACCTATCAGGCTGTAAGAAACTCACCATGCTCCCGTATTCTTTTGCTAGGCTTACTTGTCTCCAATACCTGAACATCTCAAGCTGTTCTGAGTTAGACATACCTGTTGATACTCTTAACAATCTTGTCAAATTGGAGTATGTAAATATGTCGTCTTGTCCGAAACTTTTAGGTCTTCCTCAAGAATTTTGCAGCCTTCAACATCTCCATACACTTAATCTATCGGATTGTAGTAAGTTGACAAATTTGCCAGAAAGACTGGGCCAAATGAAAAGCATCAGGTTCATTTTGCTCGATGGTTGTGCAGAATCGGTGAGGAAACCCATTCTACAACATGGACTGGGTGCTGGTCTGCAGTCTTTGCCAGCATTTGTCATTGAAACAGAGGTTGACAGCATCCGGAGCAATATTTCTCAACTTGAGCACGAGAAGTTCTCTGAGCTGGAACTATATCGCCTTGAAAAGGTGCGGACAGTTGATGAGGCTGAAGCAATAAAGTTGCCTGCCAGATCAGGACTACGTAGTTTGGGACTGATGTGGACCATGAATATTGAAAGATTCATTGAGGACGAGACACTGCTTCAGACGCTTGAGCCACCTGAAGATCTTCAGAAGTTTAGGGTGCAAGGTTACATGGGCGAAAGGTTCCCTACATGGAATGTGGAAATTGGTTCCTGCCGTCGGGGTCAGCTTGACGAAATTGCGTTCATGCATTTTCCGATGTGCAACAGTTTGCCGCACCTCGGGCAGCTTGCAAATCTCAAGAACCTGCACCTAAGCAGAATGCCCAAAATCAGGAGATTGGACAGAGAATTGTGTGATCACACTGGAGCACTCCGGACATTAGAAAAAATCACTTTGGAATACATGGAGAACCTAGAAGAATGGTACACTACCAAGCCATCAGGTAGTGGCCAACAGAAGCAGGAGGGATTCATGTTCCCTGCTCTTCAGGAACTGAACATATACCATTGCCCTCGGTTAACAATGCATCCATGTCCCCCAAGAAGCATAAAATGGGAAGTACGAGCGAGTAATAGACCAGCGCAGCTTCTTCTGAAGAAGGATGAGGttatgcgatggctggcggacTACATGGGCATGCAGTGTCCCTTTGGTTACACCACTGAGTTGCATGTTAGTGGCTCCAGCAGCAGTTCTCCCAGTACTACCGATGGATGGAAATTCCATGGTTCTCTCATCACTCTAAAGGATTTGCCATGTGATAGTTGCAGTTTGATCGACACATTGCTAGGCAAAGGTAGCAGCATGCAATTTTTAGTTTATCTAGAGATTTCAGGTGTTGAAGACACGAAGAGCTTGCAGGAACAAGTCGACACAGTTGCATATTCCACCCGATCTAGCCTTGCCAAATCATGGCCGGATTGGTTTTCTCAGCAACCTAGTATAAATAACGGAGCATCACCGCATTTTATGGTAACAGGTTATGCCAGTTGTGTACTCCATGGTTGGATCGATGAAGTGACCTCCATTCTTGGGAACCTTATACGGATCAACATGGACGAGCTGCCGATGTGCGACCGCCTACCGCCACTAGGTCAGTTGCCAAAGCTGCAGGAGCTGCGGCTGAAAGGGATGCCTAAAATCAAAAGAATCGACAGGGACATCTGTGGGAGTGACTGTTTATCATTTGAATTGTTCTTCCCAAGGTTAACAAGGTTTGTCCTGAATGGTATGCCAAACCTAGAAGAGTGGGCCACTAAGGTGCCCAGTACTAGTGATCAATGCGGCCAAGAGGAATTCATGTTCCCTCGGCTAGTCAAGCTGACAATTTGGAACTGCCCCAAGTTGAAGctgaagccatgcctcccaagaGCAACGGAGTGGGACATAAATAACAGCGATCAGGTAATAGCATCATCCTATGACATAAAAAGCGGAGGTGAGCTAGCGACTACGCTGCAAGTATTGCTATGCAAGGTGCCTCCCAACCGGTGGAAATTGCTTCACCATCTCCCCGGGATCCAAAGCTTGGCGATTGTTAGCTGCCATGGGATGGAAGCCTTACCAGAGAGTGTTCGaagcctctcctccctccaatCGTTGACCATAAGTAAATGCCATGTCCTGAAACACCTACCTGAATGGTTGGGCGACCTCACCTCTCTTCAGAAGTTGATGGTTGTGAGCTGCCCGGTGGAGTTCTTACCAGGGGGCATGCGGCGCCTCTCTTTCCTTCGCTCGCTCAGTTTGAACTGCTGTGATAGAATGACAGCATTGCCAGGGTGGTTGGGTGACCTCAACTCACTCAAGAAGGTGACAATTGAAGGATGCAATAGCCTTAAATCTTTGCCTCAGATTTTTATGCTGGAAGATCTACTCATTCGGTATAATGATGAACTAGAGCAGTGGACCGAATCAGAAGTGAACAAAGCTAAGTTTGCTCAAATCAAACGAAAG GGTTTCTGGCTGGAGAGTCATAGTGGGAGCAACAGCTACATCCAGCCAGCAAGATCGTTGCATGTCCTTTGGGGACATGATGACAGATACTGGAGGTTGCGTTCAATTCCTGAATCTAG GTTTGCGGTATCCATGGAGCTCTTAGAAGTCTGGTGGCTGGAGATCGAGGGCAGTGTCCCAGCACAGGCCCTCCCAATTAACACCAGCTACGATGTATACCTTGTCTACAAGCTAGCAGATGAGCACGATGGCCTCAGATGGGGGCAGTCATACGTCCATGTCAATGGGGTACACGCCAATGGTGTCCATGTTTCATTTGTCGATGAAGATGCCGTGCATTTGGATGGCGTGGCTTACCCGGTTACCCGCTCTGAAGGTTGGATGGAGCTCAGGCTCGGTGAGTTCGACAACAATTGTGGTGATAGCGAGATCAAAGTGGGCGTCACAGAGAAGACGAATACCTACGCCAAGAAAGGGCTCATCGTTGAGGGCATGGAGATCAGAGTGAAGAGCCTAGCTACTAGCTAG
- the LOC133887398 gene encoding uncharacterized protein LOC133887398 isoform X3: MVGVGEMLASAIVKAAVSKLLSLALYTVQGPVKRTLSFKEDLKEMQVTLMFLEAGIADAEKRSVNDQVARLWLKQLKQAAYEISDMFDEFQPGKLQAPPTRYEVTKRSTGAPAKLKMHDLVHDLAVSVADDDLVVINGENTEAKLYRYRYAMLVAYEKTNLHKDLPAGLRALHIKDCPRLKFKWYNSSLVKCLRILDISGCRIEKIPSSLGKLMQLRYLNASGTQSKELPKAIGSLSKLQYLNLHGSCISGLPESPTKLGQLMHLDLSDCVDLKTLPKSFCELECLSLLTLENCSQLSSLPDDLGRLKNLDNLNLSGCSCLDMLPESLGELESLRQLDLSGCKKLTMLPYSFARLTCLQYLNISSCSELDIPVDTLNNLVKLEYVNMSSCPKLLGLPQEFCSLQHLHTLNLSDCSKLTNLPERLGQMKSIRFILLDGCAESVRKPILQHGLGAGLQSLPAFVIETEVDSIRSNISQLEHEKFSELELYRLEKVRTVDEAEAIKLPARSGLRSLGLMWTMNIERFIEDETLLQTLEPPEDLQKFRVQGYMGERFPTWNVEIGSCRRGQLDEIAFMHFPMCNSLPHLGQLANLKNLHLSRMPKIRRLDRELCDHTGALRTLEKITLEYMENLEEWYTTKPSGSGQQKQEGFMFPALQELNIYHCPRLTMHPCPPRSIKWEVRASNRPAQLLLKKDEVMRWLADYMGMQCPFGYTTELHVSGSSSSSPSTTDGWKFHGSLITLKDLPCDSCSLIDTLLGKGSSMQFLVYLEISGVEDTKSLQEQVDTVAYSTRSSLAKSWPDWFSQQPSINNGASPHFMVTGYASCVLHGWIDEVTSILGNLIRINMDELPMCDRLPPLGQLPKLQELRLKGMPKIKRIDRDICGSDCLSFELFFPRLTRFVLNGMPNLEEWATKVPSTSDQCGQEEFMFPRLVKLTIWNCPKLKLKPCLPRATEWDINNSDQVIASSYDIKSGGELATTLQVLLCKVPPNRWKLLHHLPGIQSLAIVSCHGMEALPESVRSLSSLQSLTISKCHVLKHLPEWLGDLTSLQKLMVVSCPVEFLPGGMRRLSFLRSLSLNCCDRMTALPGWLGDLNSLKKVTIEGCNSLKSLPQIFMLEDLLIRYNDELEQWTESEVNKAKFAQIKRKGFWLESHSGSNSYIQPARSLHVLWGHDDRYWRLRSIPESRFAVSMELLEVWWLEIEGSVPAQALPINTSYDVYLVYKLADEHDGLRWGQSYVHVNGVHANGVHVSFVDEDAVHLDGVAYPVTRSEGWMELRLGEFDNNCGDSEIKVGVTEKTNTYAKKGLIVEGMEIRVKSLATS; this comes from the exons ATGGTTGGCGTAGGGGAGATGCTGGCCTCGGCCATCGTGAAGGCGGCCGTGAGCAAGCTGCTCTCGCTGGCCTTGTATACCGTCCAAGGTCCGGTCAAGAGGACCCTTAGCTTCAAGGAGGACCTCAAGGAGATGCAGGTGACGCTCATGTTCTTGGAGGCGGGTATCGCGGACGCAGAGAAGCGGTCCGTCAACGACCAGGTCGCTCGACTGTGGCTGAAACAGCTCAAGCAGGCAGCCTACGAGATCTCCGACATGTTTGATGAGTTCCAACCAGGCAAGCTGCAGGCCCCTCCTACGCGGTACGAG GTTACCAAGAGGAGCACTGGAGCTCCTGCCAAACTTAAGATGCATGACTTGGTACACGACCTTGCTGTGTCAGTTGCAGATGATGATTTGGTTGTTATCAATGGGGAGAATACAGAAGCTAAATTGTATAGATATCGTTATGCCATGCTTGTTGCTTATGAGAAGACAAACTTGCATAAGGATCTTCCAGCTGGGCTAAGGGCTCTGCATATTAAAGATTGTCCTAGACTGAAGTTTAAGTGGTATAATTCTTCATTGGTCAAATGCTTGCGGATCTTGGATATTAGTGGGTGTCGTATTGAAAAAATCCCATCTTCGCTTGGAAAGTTGATGCAGCTCAGGTACCTTAATGCTTCAGGAACACAAAGCAAAGAGCTTCCCAAAGCCATTGGCAGCCTTTCAAAACTACAATATTTGAACCTACATGGCAGTTGCATTTCTGGACTACCAGAGTCACCCACCAAACTGGGCCAATTGATGCATCTAGACCTATCAGACTGCGTGGATTTGAAGACATTACCCAAATCGTTTTGCGAACTCGAATGCCTCAGTCTGCTGACCCTAGAGAATTGCTCCCAACTGTCTTCATTACCTGACGATCTTGGCAGACTCAAGAATTTAGACAACCTAAATTTGTCTGGCTGCTCCTGTCTTGACATGTTGCCAGAATCCCTTGGTGAGCTGGAATCATTAAGACAACTGGACCTATCAGGCTGTAAGAAACTCACCATGCTCCCGTATTCTTTTGCTAGGCTTACTTGTCTCCAATACCTGAACATCTCAAGCTGTTCTGAGTTAGACATACCTGTTGATACTCTTAACAATCTTGTCAAATTGGAGTATGTAAATATGTCGTCTTGTCCGAAACTTTTAGGTCTTCCTCAAGAATTTTGCAGCCTTCAACATCTCCATACACTTAATCTATCGGATTGTAGTAAGTTGACAAATTTGCCAGAAAGACTGGGCCAAATGAAAAGCATCAGGTTCATTTTGCTCGATGGTTGTGCAGAATCGGTGAGGAAACCCATTCTACAACATGGACTGGGTGCTGGTCTGCAGTCTTTGCCAGCATTTGTCATTGAAACAGAGGTTGACAGCATCCGGAGCAATATTTCTCAACTTGAGCACGAGAAGTTCTCTGAGCTGGAACTATATCGCCTTGAAAAGGTGCGGACAGTTGATGAGGCTGAAGCAATAAAGTTGCCTGCCAGATCAGGACTACGTAGTTTGGGACTGATGTGGACCATGAATATTGAAAGATTCATTGAGGACGAGACACTGCTTCAGACGCTTGAGCCACCTGAAGATCTTCAGAAGTTTAGGGTGCAAGGTTACATGGGCGAAAGGTTCCCTACATGGAATGTGGAAATTGGTTCCTGCCGTCGGGGTCAGCTTGACGAAATTGCGTTCATGCATTTTCCGATGTGCAACAGTTTGCCGCACCTCGGGCAGCTTGCAAATCTCAAGAACCTGCACCTAAGCAGAATGCCCAAAATCAGGAGATTGGACAGAGAATTGTGTGATCACACTGGAGCACTCCGGACATTAGAAAAAATCACTTTGGAATACATGGAGAACCTAGAAGAATGGTACACTACCAAGCCATCAGGTAGTGGCCAACAGAAGCAGGAGGGATTCATGTTCCCTGCTCTTCAGGAACTGAACATATACCATTGCCCTCGGTTAACAATGCATCCATGTCCCCCAAGAAGCATAAAATGGGAAGTACGAGCGAGTAATAGACCAGCGCAGCTTCTTCTGAAGAAGGATGAGGttatgcgatggctggcggacTACATGGGCATGCAGTGTCCCTTTGGTTACACCACTGAGTTGCATGTTAGTGGCTCCAGCAGCAGTTCTCCCAGTACTACCGATGGATGGAAATTCCATGGTTCTCTCATCACTCTAAAGGATTTGCCATGTGATAGTTGCAGTTTGATCGACACATTGCTAGGCAAAGGTAGCAGCATGCAATTTTTAGTTTATCTAGAGATTTCAGGTGTTGAAGACACGAAGAGCTTGCAGGAACAAGTCGACACAGTTGCATATTCCACCCGATCTAGCCTTGCCAAATCATGGCCGGATTGGTTTTCTCAGCAACCTAGTATAAATAACGGAGCATCACCGCATTTTATGGTAACAGGTTATGCCAGTTGTGTACTCCATGGTTGGATCGATGAAGTGACCTCCATTCTTGGGAACCTTATACGGATCAACATGGACGAGCTGCCGATGTGCGACCGCCTACCGCCACTAGGTCAGTTGCCAAAGCTGCAGGAGCTGCGGCTGAAAGGGATGCCTAAAATCAAAAGAATCGACAGGGACATCTGTGGGAGTGACTGTTTATCATTTGAATTGTTCTTCCCAAGGTTAACAAGGTTTGTCCTGAATGGTATGCCAAACCTAGAAGAGTGGGCCACTAAGGTGCCCAGTACTAGTGATCAATGCGGCCAAGAGGAATTCATGTTCCCTCGGCTAGTCAAGCTGACAATTTGGAACTGCCCCAAGTTGAAGctgaagccatgcctcccaagaGCAACGGAGTGGGACATAAATAACAGCGATCAGGTAATAGCATCATCCTATGACATAAAAAGCGGAGGTGAGCTAGCGACTACGCTGCAAGTATTGCTATGCAAGGTGCCTCCCAACCGGTGGAAATTGCTTCACCATCTCCCCGGGATCCAAAGCTTGGCGATTGTTAGCTGCCATGGGATGGAAGCCTTACCAGAGAGTGTTCGaagcctctcctccctccaatCGTTGACCATAAGTAAATGCCATGTCCTGAAACACCTACCTGAATGGTTGGGCGACCTCACCTCTCTTCAGAAGTTGATGGTTGTGAGCTGCCCGGTGGAGTTCTTACCAGGGGGCATGCGGCGCCTCTCTTTCCTTCGCTCGCTCAGTTTGAACTGCTGTGATAGAATGACAGCATTGCCAGGGTGGTTGGGTGACCTCAACTCACTCAAGAAGGTGACAATTGAAGGATGCAATAGCCTTAAATCTTTGCCTCAGATTTTTATGCTGGAAGATCTACTCATTCGGTATAATGATGAACTAGAGCAGTGGACCGAATCAGAAGTGAACAAAGCTAAGTTTGCTCAAATCAAACGAAAG GGTTTCTGGCTGGAGAGTCATAGTGGGAGCAACAGCTACATCCAGCCAGCAAGATCGTTGCATGTCCTTTGGGGACATGATGACAGATACTGGAGGTTGCGTTCAATTCCTGAATCTAG GTTTGCGGTATCCATGGAGCTCTTAGAAGTCTGGTGGCTGGAGATCGAGGGCAGTGTCCCAGCACAGGCCCTCCCAATTAACACCAGCTACGATGTATACCTTGTCTACAAGCTAGCAGATGAGCACGATGGCCTCAGATGGGGGCAGTCATACGTCCATGTCAATGGGGTACACGCCAATGGTGTCCATGTTTCATTTGTCGATGAAGATGCCGTGCATTTGGATGGCGTGGCTTACCCGGTTACCCGCTCTGAAGGTTGGATGGAGCTCAGGCTCGGTGAGTTCGACAACAATTGTGGTGATAGCGAGATCAAAGTGGGCGTCACAGAGAAGACGAATACCTACGCCAAGAAAGGGCTCATCGTTGAGGGCATGGAGATCAGAGTGAAGAGCCTAGCTACTAGCTAG